AAATCTGCCAATGGTCAGTTTTCTCATACATATTCCATATCTGATTTATAAAACCCCGATATATCTTGGGAAGAGAAGTCAAATCCTGTTCGGCAATTACCTTAATTGCAATCTCTTTTGAGATAAAACCTTCTTTTAACCAGTCTGCTTCTACATTTGTATATTTTGATTTTGCAATTAGTTTCAAATTATGGAAATCTCTTTTATAGAAAAAAGGCATAATAAATTTATAATCTTTAAGAAAGCTTTTAAGTTCTTTCAATGTAGCAAACTCTTCTGAGTCCATTGAATCATCGAAATCGGGCAATGCTATCTTGCTGGCATATGCCGTAGGATTTAATATAGACTGCAATTGCGGCAAATCTTTGGAATCTGCCAATTGATAAAAAATTGAGGTTGTGAGAAGTTTTGATTCCCAGAACCTTATTTTTGCCACAGCAAATGTGAACCCGGGGCTTTTTTTAATGCTTACTTTAGGAGATATCATTTCCAAATAATGTTCGGCTTATTTTAACCTTTAAGTCATTCCTTTTTTCTTCAATGAGAGATTTAAATGAACAGTTTATTTCTTTTTTGGGCTTTTTTAATACGAAGCCGCCTGTTATTTCCTCTTTGTCTTCGGCAATTTTAATACTACTTTTGCCTTGGAGTTTTTCATTTATTTGCTTTAAAAACTCTTCCAGGGCTACCACTTTACTAAATTGCCCAGGCAATACAATTTTGTTTTCACCCGGCTCTATCACCTGCAAAACCATTCTCTCTATCCACTTCATATATTCTTTAGTCGGCAAATTCTCAAGTTTTTTAAGCGCTTCGTTAAAAACAGCATCAAGTATATCGCTTTTAGTTTTTAGTATATCCTTTGCTTTCTTAACTCTTGCCTCCTGTAGCATATATTCTGTTAACTTTTTGGTGCTTACTTTCACCTCCTGTATATTCTTTGCCTTAAGCTCTGCGACCTCTTTCATTATTTCTTGCTCTATGGTTTTGCATTGCTCTCTTGCCTTTTTTTTAATATGCCAAATGTCTTTTTGGTTCTTCTCTTTTATTTTCTTTAAAATATCTTCTAATGCCATAGTAAAATAACCTTTAAACTCTTTATTAAAACGTAATATTAACTATAAATCCAAATTCCGGTAGTAATGTCGCAATTCTTATAAACTTATGCCGTTTAAAAAGAATATACTTGCAACTAATCCAAATAAAGCATATGTCTCCACCAACGTAGCAAAAATAACCGCCTGCATAAATGCTTTTGGTTGTTTGGCAATAACTCCTACGCCGGAGGCGGAAACCTTACCCTGATGAATTGCCGAAATGAGTCCTGTTAAAGCTATTGGCAAACAGGCAAATAATATCTGAAGCCCTTGATAAGAGCTAATATCCGGGATAGTTCCTCCCATAATTCCAATTTTCTGCATTACGAGAAAACCTACAACTAGTCCATAAATACCCTGCGTCCCAGGCAGAGCTACTAAAATAAGAAGATTACCAAATTTACCAGGCTCTTCCGAAAGTAGCCCATCAGCAGCTTCGCCGGCAATACCTATCCCTATAGCTGAACCCATTCCAGCCAAAGCAACGGCTAATGCCCCCCCTGCAATAGATAACCCTAAACCTAAATCCATAACCTACCTCCCTCCGGTCCTACGACCCGCCCGCTCCGACGTGACGTCGGAGCAGATAGTGGTCGCAGACCTTTTAACTTTTGATATTATGTATTTACTTTCTTGGGCAAGCGGTTGAAAAGCTTCCCCTCCGCCCTGAAAAAAGTATGAAAAAAACTCTACAAACTGCAATCTTGTAGTATGAACAAAAGCCCCCAACGTATTAATAGCAATATTAAATAGATGCCCTACAATAATAATCAATAAAGCAGCAAGAATTCCCAAATAAGGAATCTGTTCCAAGGCAATTCCTGCAAGAATGTTTATGACAAGTGCAATAATGCTAGTTGCCAAACCTAATGCCATAAGACGGGAATAGGAGAGAACATTACCAATCAAATCTTTGGATTTCCATATAAATCCTAACAGGCTAATCAATGCATTTAAAAGAGGGTTTCTGCCCTTCTTGAACAATGAGGAAACTACCATTATTCCAGCTCCCGCAATCATTATAAAAAAAGCTGCCTGACTAAATTTCGGGGATAGAAAACCCTGTTTTGAAATAATCCAAAGAATAGCCCCGGGCAAGATAATAAGATAAGACAACTGGTCAGCAAACGCATCGGCAAAATTTCTGCTTCTTAATTGTTCGTACATTTCGATGCCTATCCCAAGAAGTATATGCACAACACCAAAAGATAGGGCAAGAATAAAAAATTTCATAAGATTCTCCAAAGGATTGATTATAATTAACGCCTTAAGAACTTGAGGAAGTTTTGCAATCTCTATACCAAACCAGCCTCCGGTAACTATCCCCCAAAAAATTGTCGCAATCCCCCCAAGCAAAAACAGACGCAAGAATTGCTTCCCTTCACTTCCAACTTTTATTTTTCTCATAGCAAGAAGGGTAAGAGCAATAAGAACAATTCCATAACCGGCATCCGTAAGGCATAATCCAAAGAATATAAAGAAAAAAGGCGCTACAAAACCACTAGGGTCAACTTCGCCAAAATGGGGAAGACCAAAAAGCTTAGTTATTGGCTGAAAAGGTCTAACTAAGGCGGGATTTTTAATTTCAATAGGCGGAAATTCCCCCTCGTCAGGGTCAATATTTTCAATGTAAGTGGGATGAGTTTTATTTTGTAAGGTTTCTTTTATTTTGTTCATATCATCTTTTCTTACCCATCCCTGCAATACAAAAGTGGTTTCCGATTCACGTAAATGTTCTTTTGCTTTTTCTCTTTGTAATCCAAATAAATACCAGTCGTGAACCATCATCAGTTTATCTTTACACTTAAGTATTTGTTTTATTTTTTTGAAAAGCTTTTCTTTTTCCTTAAGCAAAGATTCTATTTGCTTTTCATAGAAATCTATCGCATTAGAAGGTAATTTGTCACATAAAAAAAGATTTAGCGTTTCAAAACCTTCTGTCTTCAATA
This genomic interval from bacterium contains the following:
- a CDS encoding V-type ATP synthase subunit E — protein: MALEDILKKIKEKNQKDIWHIKKKAREQCKTIEQEIMKEVAELKAKNIQEVKVSTKKLTEYMLQEARVKKAKDILKTKSDILDAVFNEALKKLENLPTKEYMKWIERMVLQVIEPGENKIVLPGQFSKVVALEEFLKQINEKLQGKSSIKIAEDKEEITGGFVLKKPKKEINCSFKSLIEEKRNDLKVKISRTLFGNDIS
- a CDS encoding V-type ATP synthase subunit K translates to MDLGLGLSIAGGALAVALAGMGSAIGIGIAGEAADGLLSEEPGKFGNLLILVALPGTQGIYGLVVGFLVMQKIGIMGGTIPDISSYQGLQILFACLPIALTGLISAIHQGKVSASGVGVIAKQPKAFMQAVIFATLVETYALFGLVASIFFLNGISL
- a CDS encoding V-type ATP synthase subunit I; the encoded protein is MSVVKMQKIRIIGLKEDKGALIRQLQKAEFIHLKNFEEGALDDYFSGHDPENEARHIAEKITHIESTISFLEQFNENKTLVENFFPARVEIDKQEFEKTVRNFNYEEIIKNTNDIKDKIFKIDDKISSMHDDIALLVPFKNLSWSPCQAKETQNTNSLFLKGPKGKYASLTERLSEKSATYVENISEDVDFAYLMLIYWKQNEGDISSVLKTEGFETLNLFLCDKLPSNAIDFYEKQIESLLKEKEKLFKKIKQILKCKDKLMMVHDWYLFGLQREKAKEHLRESETTFVLQGWVRKDDMNKIKETLQNKTHPTYIENIDPDEGEFPPIEIKNPALVRPFQPITKLFGLPHFGEVDPSGFVAPFFFIFFGLCLTDAGYGIVLIALTLLAMRKIKVGSEGKQFLRLFLLGGIATIFWGIVTGGWFGIEIAKLPQVLKALIIINPLENLMKFFILALSFGVVHILLGIGIEMYEQLRSRNFADAFADQLSYLIILPGAILWIISKQGFLSPKFSQAAFFIMIAGAGIMVVSSLFKKGRNPLLNALISLLGFIWKSKDLIGNVLSYSRLMALGLATSIIALVINILAGIALEQIPYLGILAALLIIIVGHLFNIAINTLGAFVHTTRLQFVEFFSYFFQGGGEAFQPLAQESKYIISKVKRSATTICSDVTSERAGRRTGGR